One region of Glycine max cultivar Williams 82 chromosome 9, Glycine_max_v4.0, whole genome shotgun sequence genomic DNA includes:
- the LOC100786095 gene encoding auxin-induced protein 10A5-like, with amino-acid sequence MGFRIAGIIRRASFSTTQAASKRVEVPKGYLAVYVGDKMRRFMIPVSYLNQPSFQELLNQAEEEFGYDHPTGGLTIPCQEDEFLNVTSRLNEL; translated from the coding sequence ATGGGTTTCCGCATAGCAGGTATTATTAGACGGGCATCATTTTCTACAACCCAAGCAGCCTCCAAGAGGGTTGAAGTTCCCAAAGGCTATCTTGCAGTTTATGTTGGTGATAAGATGAGGCGGTTCATGATTCCAGTATCATACTTGAACCAACCTTCATTTCAAGAATTATTAAATCAAGCTGAAGAAGAATTTGGATATGATCATCCAACTGGTGGTCTCACAATTCCATGTCAGGAGGATGAGTTCCTAAATGTCACCTCTCGCTTGAATGAGTTGTAA
- the LOC100795597 gene encoding auxin-induced protein X10A-like, which yields MGFRLPGIRKASLAAIQASSKALNVPKGYLAIYVGEKMKQFVIPLSYLNQPSFQDLLSKAEEEFGYDHPMGGLTIPCREDVFLDTSSRLNRC from the coding sequence ATGGGTTTTCGTTTACCTGGTATCAGAAAGGCATCCCTTGCTGCAATCCAAGCATCTTCAAAAGCCTTGAATGTGCCAAAGGGCTACCTTGCAATCTATGTTGGAGAGAAAATGAAGCAGTTCGTGATCCCCTTATCATACTTGAACCAGCCTTCATTTCAAGATTTGTTGAGTAAAGCTGAGGAAGAATTCGGGTATGATCATCCAATGGGTGGTCTCACAATTCCTTGCAGAGAAGATGTGTTCTTAGATACCTCTTCTCGCTTGAATAGGTGTTAA
- the LOC106794512 gene encoding auxin-induced protein 10A5-like has translation MGFRIPAIVTQASFSTTQAASKRVEVQKGYLAVYVGDKMRRFMIPVSYLNKPSFQELLSQAEEEFGYDHPTGGLTIPCKEDEFLSTIANLNEL, from the coding sequence ATGGGTTTCCGCATACCTGCTATTGTCACGCAAGCATCGTTTTCTACAACCCAAGCAGCCTCCAAGAGGGTTGAAGTACAAAAAGGATATCTTGCGGTCTATGTTGGAGATAAGATGAGGCGGTTCATGATTCCAGTATCATACTTGAACAAACCTTCATTTCAAGAATTACTTAGTCAAGCAGAAGAAGAATTTGGATATGATCATCCAACAGGTGGTCTCACAATTCCATGCAAGGAAGATGAGTTCCTAAGCACCATCGCTAACTTGAATGAGCTGTAA
- the LOC121172779 gene encoding indole-3-acetic acid-induced protein ARG7 — protein sequence MDFRLPGIRKTLFAANQSSSRVVDAPKGYLAVYVGEKMKLFVVPVSYLNQPSLLDLLSQAEEEFGYEHPMGGLTIPCSEDVFQRITSCLNGQ from the coding sequence ATGGACTTTCGTTTACCTGGTATCCGAAAGACATTATTTGCAGCCAATCAATCATCTTCAAGAGTGGTGGATGCACCCAAAGGCTACCTTGCAGTCTATGTTGGAGAGAAAATGAAGTTGTTTGTGGTCCCCGTGTCATACTTGAATCAACCTTCACTTCTAGACTTGTTGAGTCAAGCTGAGGAGGAGTTTGGATATGAACATCCAATGGGTGGTCTCACAATTCCTTGCAGTGAAGATGTCTTCCAACGTATAACTTCTTGCTTGAATGGACAATAA
- the LOC100787155 gene encoding auxin-induced protein 6B-like, with amino-acid sequence MGFRLPASIRRASFAANQASSKTLEVPKGYLAVYVGERMKRFVIPISYLTQPSFQELLNQAEEEFGYDHPMGGLTIPCSEDVFQNITSRLVGL; translated from the coding sequence ATGGGTTTTCGTCTACCCGCAAGTATCAGAAGGGCATCATTTGCTGCCAACCAAGCATCTTCAAAAACTTTGGAGGTGCCAAAGGGCTATCTTGCAGTCTATGTTGGAGAGAGAATGAAGCGGTTTGTGATCCCCATATCATACTTGACCCAACCTTCATTCCAAGAATTGTTGAATCAAGCTGAGGAAGAGTTTGGATATGATCATCCCATGGGTGGTCTTACAATTCCTTGCAGCGAAGATGTCTTCCAAAACATAACTTCACGCTTGGTTGGGCTGTAA
- the LOC121172857 gene encoding auxin-induced protein 10A5, producing the protein MCSISVLFLSPIPIESAHVLEVAYSHSDTSIIRYASFSTTQAASKGVEVPKGYLAVYVGDKMKRFVILVPYLNQPSFQELLSQAEEEFGYDHPTGGLTIPCQEDEFLNVTSRLNEL; encoded by the exons ATGTGTTCAATATCAGTTCTCTTCTTATCTCCAATTCCTATTGAGTCTGCTCATGTTTTAGAGGTTGCATACTCTCACTCTGATACTA GTATTATTAGGTACGCGTCGTTTTCTACAACCCAGGCAGCCTCCAAGGGGGTTGAAGTACCAAAAGGCTATCTTGCAGTCTATGTTGGAGATAAGATGAAGCGATTTGTGATTCTAGTACCATACTTGAACCAACCTTCATTTCAAGAATTATTAAGTCAAGCAGAAGAAGAATTTGGATATGATCATCCAACTGGTGGTCTCACAATTCCATGTCAGGAGGATGAGTTCCTAAATGTCACCTCTCGCTTGAATGAGTTGTAA